The Montipora capricornis isolate CH-2021 chromosome 6, ASM3666992v2, whole genome shotgun sequence genome has a window encoding:
- the LOC138054077 gene encoding G-protein coupled receptor 83-like, with the protein MTASTSNVVKTSILGNVTLFAILGNVIVAYVLMKNRKILLRRRPTYQFILNLTISDLVICVLFCPFEMVREALDSWIFGAALCKIIEFVEISTSGTTVMTHALIAIDRYRSLAHPFLPKLRPTLVKQMIAFSWLFPSFIAVPYLYMAEVVDVDHKPTCTPLAIPVLWLDNIFEAVVFALMFFLPLCVICWCYYHVLSITLGNTSNAQVVPPAEIALRRSQKRVTRTACLITVAFIICWTPTFVLSIRRIVLGTESVYHGDLLFEISFLGGLVNEATNPILYTAYDRNMNVSQYIRCINRVSIDGGALTGPLDRPNEAPYSANERFRQSCRKTTNPLRVTESQPQIS; encoded by the coding sequence ATGACTGCCTCGACCTCGAATGTGGTCAAGACTTCCATTTTGGGCAACGTGACACTCTTTGCCATACTTGGGAATGTTATTGTCGCTTATGTCTTGATGAAAAACCGTAAGATTCTGCTAAGAAGACGCCCAACGTATCAATTTATCCTCAACTTGACTATCTCAGATCTTGTAATTTGTGTGTTGTTTTGTCCCTTTGAAATGGTAAGAGAAGCATTGGACTCGTGGATTTTTGGAGCAGCCCTGTGTAAGATAATCGAGTTCGTTGAGATCTCAACATCAGGAACAACCGTCATGACTCATGCATTGATCGCCATCGATCGATATCGAAGCTTAGCGCATCCTTTTCTTCCGAAACTCAGACCCACTCTTGTAAAGCAGATGATAGCTTTTTCTTGGTTATTTCCTTCGTTTATCGCCGTTCCATATCTTTATATGGCTGAAGTTGTTGATGTGGATCACAAACCGACGTGCACACCACTTGCTATTCCTGTTCTGTGGTTGGACAATATTTTTGAAGCCGTTGTCTTTGCGCTTATGTTTTTTTTGCCGTTGTGTGTTATTTGCTGGTGCTATTATCACGTGCTTTCCATAACGCTTGGAAACACCAGCAATGCACAAGTAGTACCACCAGCAGAAATTGCCTTGCGGCGAAGTCAAAAACGTGTGACAAGAACAGCATGCTTGATCACGGTTGCCTTTATCATTTGCTGGACACCAACTTTTGTCTTGAGTATTCGCAGAATCGTCTTGGGAACAGAAAGTGTGTACCATGGTGACCTTCTTTTCGAAATTTCCTTTTTAGGAGGTCTCGTCAACGAGGCAACAAATCCCATACTATACACCGCATATGATAGGAATATGAATGTTTCACAGTATATCCGATGTATCAACCGCGTATCCATTGACGGCGGTGCATTAACCGGACCATTGGATAGGCCAAATGAGGCGCCATATTCAGCTAACGAGCGCTTTCGCCAAAGTTGCAGAAAGACCACCAATCCGTTGCGTGTTACAGAGTCTCAACCTCAAATTTCGTAA
- the LOC138050599 gene encoding galanin receptor 2a-like yields MALSSTDISKAALLALISTFTIVGNLTVSIVLIKYRRLLLKNRPTYQYILNLVFSDLVVGLLTLPFEFISVLHNEWIFGRTVCKMIEFIQIAASGTTVFSQALIAFDRYRSLARPYLPKTETRFVRKMILLSWIISAFVSSPYLYMFEILHVDSKILCSPNAIPIKWLDTIYEALEFVIGMFLPFLAFCWCYFRVARMFRGSPLVSPDSVFTHQLSVTFKKKKRVTRTAGLVAVTFTVCWLPTSIMNFVRVVSGTDRVHSGHLLHQIAMFCAFLNGAINPIVYCAFDRNIKETLSLRQLAICKFDEDIRNSRKVSGRKRTSSPSYHD; encoded by the coding sequence ATGGCTCTTTCGAGTACGGACATTTCTAAAGCTGCCCTGCTCGCTTTAATTTCCACCTTCACTATAGTGGGTAACCTCACAGTAAGCATCGTCCTCATAAAATATCGAAGGCTCCTTCTTAAAAATCGCCCAACGTATCAGTATATTTTGAATTTGGTATTTTCCGATTTGGTCGTTGGTCTTTTGACGCTGCCGTTTGAATTTATCAGTGTTCTTCACAATGAATGGATCTTTGGACGAACTGTGTGCAAGATGATCGAATTCATTCAAATTGCCGCTTCAGGAACAACTGTTTTCAGTCAAGCGTTGATCGCATTCGATCGATACCGCAGTTTAGCTCGTCCATACCTGCCGAAGACGGAGACAAGATTTGTGAGGAAAATGATTCTGTTGTCGTGGATCATCTCCGCCTTTGTCTCGAGTCCTTATCTATACATGTTTGAGATATTACATGTGGATTCCAAGATCCTCTGCAGTCCAAATGCCATTCCGATTAAGTGGCTGGATACAATTTACGAGGCATTGGAATTTGTAATTGGTATGTTTCTACCTTTCTTGGCTTTTTGTTGGTGCTATTTTCGCGTGGCCCGAATGTTTCGTGGGAGCCCATTGGTATCACCAGACAGCGTTTTTACCCATCAGCTTTCTGTtactttcaagaaaaaaaaacgagtgACCCGAACCGCAGGCTTGGTTGCAGTGACTTTTACTGTGTGCTGGCTTCCGACCAGTATTATGAACTTCGTGCGAGTTGTGTCGGGTACAGACCGTGTCCACAGCGGACACCTTTTGCACCAAATAGCCATGTTTTGCGCATTTTTAAATGGGGCCATTAACCCGATTGTCTACTGTGCATTCGATAGGAACATTAAAGAAACATTGAGTCTTCGCCAACTAGCTATTTGCAAATTCGACGAAGACATTAGAAATTCAAGAAAAGTATCCGGCAGAAAACGCACATCATCACCAAGTTACCATGATTGA